Proteins from a genomic interval of Crassostrea angulata isolate pt1a10 chromosome 7, ASM2561291v2, whole genome shotgun sequence:
- the LOC128191461 gene encoding neural cell adhesion molecule 2-like isoform X2 — protein MIIRSAVMNNAGLWLVLMGLVIVGTEGQDIVIEGESPLKVTGYSSSMITCRNTAGGEQDNLKWYGANKNEVQSYYANALIYSTSFETNSLSLVFTNISENDAGEYTCNGTVNGTPQSATVMVMVNMPLIVTDEMAPPIQKVQEGKKGFIKCTGPGGFIVSWIRNGNQIKQDTNGTDDTPRYAQVQNGLEITNVNASLDEGTFICNVFKLGSSQFKRININVRVTVPPKITTPPSAGQAVVGEQYRFECLATGKPPPEYLWFKDGSTNELAGDRYEINKQSGILIIKNVIKDDEGVYKCDARNEADSVVESASLSVIIPPKILEHMNKSGEEGNDAVLICKAYGDPIPTIKWFKGDKVIQDATATQDINEKTVVSSLTITSLTKENGGQYTCEAATQGAPSDKKNVYLSVKYKPAFDPDMASTAWTWKNAPGNLTCLVRGEPRPTVEWYSIPNENGDRSKIEEESFYSISTKYIDANTVQSILRVVYDFTTPLGDYLCKATNDLGSTNRTIRLSKANPPSQPSVTEVMITPTTADFIVRFSSVSNAPPPKRLKVTVTPFPTERIQYFTVGVVNGRPKEVTVNLKDLTPSTSYTFEFTGESDAGEGQPKRESRNTLAPREPYKVVIRNSLKDGEYPTKYLLEWETPKNGGADIDRIEICHRRVQVLADQSPNNEYQFKETITEFVCQNALPNQSTYELTNLNPNTYYEVRIRANNVHGLSESSLYIFKTKGATLMPQPHSDQPIQTTVSSIKNSRVEPQSSGGEDGISIGVIIAILIIAFIVLFIVVDVTCYYKKRLGVIMCFKQRFCSGSSAGAGGAKDAEKGGDDKNKKSDKQNEKEENTKPLLKTEEEEKNGKEELKEMEPEEKEKDAEKSPTIENAEEAKPAPESPKQETPKETKPEEKSPTSEAKPEAPAAEKKEAK, from the exons agggtCAAGACATTGTGATTGAGGGTGAAAGTCCCTTAAAAGTGACAGGCTATTCCAGCAGCATGATCACTTGTAGAAACACTGCAGGGGGTGAGCAAGACAATCTGAAGTGGTATGGGGCCAACAAAAATGAAGTTCAGAGTTATTATGCCAATGCTTT AATTTATTCAACTAGTTTCGAAACCAATTCTCTGTCACTGGTATTCACAAATATCTCGGAAAATGATGCAGGAGAATATACTTGTAATGGAACAGTTAATGGAACTCCACAAAGTGCCACTGTCATGGTGATGGTGAATATGCCTCTGATAGTGACAGATGAAATGGCACCTCCTATTCAGAAAGTTCAGGAGGGCAAGAAAGGTTTCATCAAATGCACCGGTCCAGGGGGGTTTATTGTATCTTGGATTAGGAATGGAAACCAAATTAAACAAG ACACCAATGGAACTGATG ATACCCCAAGGTATGCGCAAGTGCAAAATGGATTGGAAATCACAAACGTCAACGCCAGTTTGGATGAGGGAACATTTATCTGCAATGTGTTCAAACTAGGATCATCTCAATTCAAAAGAATCAACATAAATGTCAGAGTTACAG TTCCTCCCAAAATTACCACCCCTCCCAGCGCTGGCCAGGCAGTTGTTGGGGAACAGTACAGATTTGAATGCTTAGCCACTGGAAAGCCACCCCCGGAGTACCTCTGGTTCAAG GATGGCAGTACAAATGAATTAGCAGGAGACCGATATGAAATCAACAAGCAGTCAGGCATTCTGATTATAAAGAATGTGATAAAAGACGATGAGGGAGTTTACAAATGTGATGCTCGAAACGAGGCTGACAGTGTTGTTGAATCCGCTAGCCTTAGTGTCATCA TTCCACCTAAAATACTTGAACATATGAATAAGTCTGGTGAAGAAGGAAACGATGCAGTCTTGATATGTAAGGCCTACGGAGATCCCATTCCCACCATTAAGTGGTTTAAAGGCGATAAAGTTATCCAAGATGCAACAGCT ACTCAGGATATAAATGAGAAAACTGTAGTCTCAAGTCTGACGATAACTTCCCTGACAAAGGAAAATGGTGGACAATATACCTGTGAAGCTGCTACCCAGGGTGCTCCAAGTGACAAGAAGAATGTTTATCTTTCTGTTAAAT ATAAACCTGCATTTGATCCTGATATGGCATCTACTGCTTGGACTTGGAAAAATGCGCCTGGAAATCTGACTTGCTTGGTGCGAGGAGAACCCAGACCTACTGTCGAATGGTATTCCATTCCCAATGAAAATGGAGACAGATCAAAGATTGAAGAAGAGAGCTTTTATTCCATCTCAACCAAATATATAGATGCCAACACAGTTCAAAGCATTTTAAGg GTTGTGTATGACTTTACAACACCACTTGGAGACTATCTTTGTAAAGCTACAAATGATTTAGGAAGCACAAACAGAACTATAAGACTTTCAAAAGCTA atcCACCATCCCAACCATCAGTAACAGAGGTAATGATTACACCAACCACTGCCGACTTCATCGTCAGGTTTAGTTCTGTTTCCAACGCTCCCCCACCAAAGAGGCTAAAGGTCACTGTAACACCCTTTCCAACCGAGAGGATTCAATACTTCACTGTTG GAGTTGTGAATGGCAGACCAAAGGAAGTGACAGTCAACCTAAAAGACCTGACACCCAGCACTAGTTACACGTTTGAATTTACTGGAGAGAGTGATGCTGGAGAAGGACAACCCAAAAGGGAATCCAGGAATACCCTAGCACCTC GAGAGCCATATAAAGTGGTGATTAGGAATTCACTCAAGGATGGCGAATATCCAACGAAGTACCTTTTAGAGTGGGAGACACCAAAGAATGGAGGAGCTGATATCGATCGTATTGAAATTTGCCACAGAAGG GTACAAGTACTAGCAGACCAGTCCCCGAACAATGAATACCAGTTTAAGGAAACGATCACAGAATTTGTTTGCCAAAACGCCTTGCCAAACCAATCAACATATGAACTTACAAACTTGAACCCAAATACATATTACGAAGTTAGAATCAGGGCTAACAATGTCCATGGATTATCGGAAAGCAGCTTATACATCTTTAAAACCAAAGGGG CAACATTGATGCCCCAGCCTCACAGTG ATCAACCAATACAAACTACAGTTTCCAGTATAAAGAATTCTCGAGTCGAACCACAATCCTCAGGAG GTGAGGACGGTATCTCTATTGGTGTTATCATCGCCATCCTGATCATCGCTTTCATCGTCCTCTTCATTGTGGTCGATGTGACGTGTTACTACAAGAAGAGGTTGGGCGTCATCATGTGCTTCAAACAGAGGTTTTGTAGCGGATCCAGCGCCGGAGCCGGGGGCGCCAAAGACGCCGAGAAAGGCGGGGACGA caaaaataaaaagtctgaCAAACAGAATGAAAAAGA GGAGAATACCAAACCGTTACTGAAAACTGAGGAGGAAGAAAA AAATGGGAAAGAAGAATTGAAGGAAATGGAACCTGAAGAAAAGGAGAAAGATGCTGAAAAATCACCCACT ATTGAAAATGCAGAGGAGGCAAAACCTGCCCCGGAATCTCCTAAGCAAGAGACACCGAAGGAGACCAAGCCCGAGGAGAAATCCCCGACATCCGAGGCCAAACCCGAGGCTCCAGCAGCTGAGAAAAAGGAAGCAAAATAA
- the LOC128191461 gene encoding neural cell adhesion molecule 2-like isoform X5: protein MIIRSAVMNNAGLWLVLMGLVIVGTEGQDIVIEGESPLKVTGYSSSMITCRNTAGGEQDNLKWYGANKNEVQSYYANALIYSTSFETNSLSLVFTNISENDAGEYTCNGTVNGTPQSATVMVMVNMPLIVTDEMAPPIQKVQEGKKGFIKCTGPGGFIVSWIRNGNQIKQDTNGTDDTPRYAQVQNGLEITNVNASLDEGTFICNVFKLGSSQFKRININVRVTVPPKITTPPSAGQAVVGEQYRFECLATGKPPPEYLWFKDGSTNELAGDRYEINKQSGILIIKNVIKDDEGVYKCDARNEADSVVESASLSVIIPPKILEHMNKSGEEGNDAVLICKAYGDPIPTIKWFKGDKVIQDATATQDINEKTVVSSLTITSLTKENGGQYTCEAATQGAPSDKKNVYLSVKYKPAFDPDMASTAWTWKNAPGNLTCLVRGEPRPTVEWYSIPNENGDRSKIEEESFYSISTKYIDANTVQSILRVVYDFTTPLGDYLCKATNDLGSTNRTIRLSKANPPSQPSVTEVMITPTTADFIVRFSSVSNAPPPKRLKVTVTPFPTERIQYFTVGVVNGRPKEVTVNLKDLTPSTSYTFEFTGESDAGEGQPKRESRNTLAPREPYKVVIRNSLKDGEYPTKYLLEWETPKNGGADIDRIEICHRRVQVLADQSPNNEYQFKETITEFVCQNALPNQSTYELTNLNPNTYYEVRIRANNVHGLSESSLYIFKTKGDQPIQTTVSSIKNSRVEPQSSGGEDGISIGVIIAILIIAFIVLFIVVDVTCYYKKRLGVIMCFKQRFCSGSSAGAGGAKDAEKGGDDKNKKSDKQNEKEENTKPLLKTEEEEKNGKEELKEMEPEEKEKDAEKSPTIENAEEAKPAPESPKQETPKETKPEEKSPTSEAKPEAPAAEKKEAK, encoded by the exons agggtCAAGACATTGTGATTGAGGGTGAAAGTCCCTTAAAAGTGACAGGCTATTCCAGCAGCATGATCACTTGTAGAAACACTGCAGGGGGTGAGCAAGACAATCTGAAGTGGTATGGGGCCAACAAAAATGAAGTTCAGAGTTATTATGCCAATGCTTT AATTTATTCAACTAGTTTCGAAACCAATTCTCTGTCACTGGTATTCACAAATATCTCGGAAAATGATGCAGGAGAATATACTTGTAATGGAACAGTTAATGGAACTCCACAAAGTGCCACTGTCATGGTGATGGTGAATATGCCTCTGATAGTGACAGATGAAATGGCACCTCCTATTCAGAAAGTTCAGGAGGGCAAGAAAGGTTTCATCAAATGCACCGGTCCAGGGGGGTTTATTGTATCTTGGATTAGGAATGGAAACCAAATTAAACAAG ACACCAATGGAACTGATG ATACCCCAAGGTATGCGCAAGTGCAAAATGGATTGGAAATCACAAACGTCAACGCCAGTTTGGATGAGGGAACATTTATCTGCAATGTGTTCAAACTAGGATCATCTCAATTCAAAAGAATCAACATAAATGTCAGAGTTACAG TTCCTCCCAAAATTACCACCCCTCCCAGCGCTGGCCAGGCAGTTGTTGGGGAACAGTACAGATTTGAATGCTTAGCCACTGGAAAGCCACCCCCGGAGTACCTCTGGTTCAAG GATGGCAGTACAAATGAATTAGCAGGAGACCGATATGAAATCAACAAGCAGTCAGGCATTCTGATTATAAAGAATGTGATAAAAGACGATGAGGGAGTTTACAAATGTGATGCTCGAAACGAGGCTGACAGTGTTGTTGAATCCGCTAGCCTTAGTGTCATCA TTCCACCTAAAATACTTGAACATATGAATAAGTCTGGTGAAGAAGGAAACGATGCAGTCTTGATATGTAAGGCCTACGGAGATCCCATTCCCACCATTAAGTGGTTTAAAGGCGATAAAGTTATCCAAGATGCAACAGCT ACTCAGGATATAAATGAGAAAACTGTAGTCTCAAGTCTGACGATAACTTCCCTGACAAAGGAAAATGGTGGACAATATACCTGTGAAGCTGCTACCCAGGGTGCTCCAAGTGACAAGAAGAATGTTTATCTTTCTGTTAAAT ATAAACCTGCATTTGATCCTGATATGGCATCTACTGCTTGGACTTGGAAAAATGCGCCTGGAAATCTGACTTGCTTGGTGCGAGGAGAACCCAGACCTACTGTCGAATGGTATTCCATTCCCAATGAAAATGGAGACAGATCAAAGATTGAAGAAGAGAGCTTTTATTCCATCTCAACCAAATATATAGATGCCAACACAGTTCAAAGCATTTTAAGg GTTGTGTATGACTTTACAACACCACTTGGAGACTATCTTTGTAAAGCTACAAATGATTTAGGAAGCACAAACAGAACTATAAGACTTTCAAAAGCTA atcCACCATCCCAACCATCAGTAACAGAGGTAATGATTACACCAACCACTGCCGACTTCATCGTCAGGTTTAGTTCTGTTTCCAACGCTCCCCCACCAAAGAGGCTAAAGGTCACTGTAACACCCTTTCCAACCGAGAGGATTCAATACTTCACTGTTG GAGTTGTGAATGGCAGACCAAAGGAAGTGACAGTCAACCTAAAAGACCTGACACCCAGCACTAGTTACACGTTTGAATTTACTGGAGAGAGTGATGCTGGAGAAGGACAACCCAAAAGGGAATCCAGGAATACCCTAGCACCTC GAGAGCCATATAAAGTGGTGATTAGGAATTCACTCAAGGATGGCGAATATCCAACGAAGTACCTTTTAGAGTGGGAGACACCAAAGAATGGAGGAGCTGATATCGATCGTATTGAAATTTGCCACAGAAGG GTACAAGTACTAGCAGACCAGTCCCCGAACAATGAATACCAGTTTAAGGAAACGATCACAGAATTTGTTTGCCAAAACGCCTTGCCAAACCAATCAACATATGAACTTACAAACTTGAACCCAAATACATATTACGAAGTTAGAATCAGGGCTAACAATGTCCATGGATTATCGGAAAGCAGCTTATACATCTTTAAAACCAAAGGGG ATCAACCAATACAAACTACAGTTTCCAGTATAAAGAATTCTCGAGTCGAACCACAATCCTCAGGAG GTGAGGACGGTATCTCTATTGGTGTTATCATCGCCATCCTGATCATCGCTTTCATCGTCCTCTTCATTGTGGTCGATGTGACGTGTTACTACAAGAAGAGGTTGGGCGTCATCATGTGCTTCAAACAGAGGTTTTGTAGCGGATCCAGCGCCGGAGCCGGGGGCGCCAAAGACGCCGAGAAAGGCGGGGACGA caaaaataaaaagtctgaCAAACAGAATGAAAAAGA GGAGAATACCAAACCGTTACTGAAAACTGAGGAGGAAGAAAA AAATGGGAAAGAAGAATTGAAGGAAATGGAACCTGAAGAAAAGGAGAAAGATGCTGAAAAATCACCCACT ATTGAAAATGCAGAGGAGGCAAAACCTGCCCCGGAATCTCCTAAGCAAGAGACACCGAAGGAGACCAAGCCCGAGGAGAAATCCCCGACATCCGAGGCCAAACCCGAGGCTCCAGCAGCTGAGAAAAAGGAAGCAAAATAA
- the LOC128191461 gene encoding fasciclin-2-like isoform X9 — protein MIIRSAVMNNAGLWLVLMGLVIVGTEGQDIVIEGESPLKVTGYSSSMITCRNTAGGEQDNLKWYGANKNEVQSYYANALIYSTSFETNSLSLVFTNISENDAGEYTCNGTVNGTPQSATVMVMVNMPLIVTDEMAPPIQKVQEGKKGFIKCTGPGGFIVSWIRNGNQIKQDTNGTDDTPRYAQVQNGLEITNVNASLDEGTFICNVFKLGSSQFKRININVRVTVPPKITTPPSAGQAVVGEQYRFECLATGKPPPEYLWFKDGSTNELAGDRYEINKQSGILIIKNVIKDDEGVYKCDARNEADSVVESASLSVIIPPKILEHMNKSGEEGNDAVLICKAYGDPIPTIKWFKGDKVIQDATATQDINEKTVVSSLTITSLTKENGGQYTCEAATQGAPSDKKNVYLSVKYKPAFDPDMASTAWTWKNAPGNLTCLVRGEPRPTVEWYSIPNENGDRSKIEEESFYSISTKYIDANTVQSILRVVYDFTTPLGDYLCKATNDLGSTNRTIRLSKANPPSQPSVTEVMITPTTADFIVRFSSVSNAPPPKRLKVTVTPFPTERIQYFTVGVVNGRPKEVTVNLKDLTPSTSYTFEFTGESDAGEGQPKRESRNTLAPREPYKVVIRNSLKDGEYPTKYLLEWETPKNGGADIDRIEICHRRVQVLADQSPNNEYQFKETITEFVCQNALPNQSTYELTNLNPNTYYEVRIRANNVHGLSESSLYIFKTKGAPSSGFIGNSASLCQSSLTGLIFGLFTACLAVF, from the exons agggtCAAGACATTGTGATTGAGGGTGAAAGTCCCTTAAAAGTGACAGGCTATTCCAGCAGCATGATCACTTGTAGAAACACTGCAGGGGGTGAGCAAGACAATCTGAAGTGGTATGGGGCCAACAAAAATGAAGTTCAGAGTTATTATGCCAATGCTTT AATTTATTCAACTAGTTTCGAAACCAATTCTCTGTCACTGGTATTCACAAATATCTCGGAAAATGATGCAGGAGAATATACTTGTAATGGAACAGTTAATGGAACTCCACAAAGTGCCACTGTCATGGTGATGGTGAATATGCCTCTGATAGTGACAGATGAAATGGCACCTCCTATTCAGAAAGTTCAGGAGGGCAAGAAAGGTTTCATCAAATGCACCGGTCCAGGGGGGTTTATTGTATCTTGGATTAGGAATGGAAACCAAATTAAACAAG ACACCAATGGAACTGATG ATACCCCAAGGTATGCGCAAGTGCAAAATGGATTGGAAATCACAAACGTCAACGCCAGTTTGGATGAGGGAACATTTATCTGCAATGTGTTCAAACTAGGATCATCTCAATTCAAAAGAATCAACATAAATGTCAGAGTTACAG TTCCTCCCAAAATTACCACCCCTCCCAGCGCTGGCCAGGCAGTTGTTGGGGAACAGTACAGATTTGAATGCTTAGCCACTGGAAAGCCACCCCCGGAGTACCTCTGGTTCAAG GATGGCAGTACAAATGAATTAGCAGGAGACCGATATGAAATCAACAAGCAGTCAGGCATTCTGATTATAAAGAATGTGATAAAAGACGATGAGGGAGTTTACAAATGTGATGCTCGAAACGAGGCTGACAGTGTTGTTGAATCCGCTAGCCTTAGTGTCATCA TTCCACCTAAAATACTTGAACATATGAATAAGTCTGGTGAAGAAGGAAACGATGCAGTCTTGATATGTAAGGCCTACGGAGATCCCATTCCCACCATTAAGTGGTTTAAAGGCGATAAAGTTATCCAAGATGCAACAGCT ACTCAGGATATAAATGAGAAAACTGTAGTCTCAAGTCTGACGATAACTTCCCTGACAAAGGAAAATGGTGGACAATATACCTGTGAAGCTGCTACCCAGGGTGCTCCAAGTGACAAGAAGAATGTTTATCTTTCTGTTAAAT ATAAACCTGCATTTGATCCTGATATGGCATCTACTGCTTGGACTTGGAAAAATGCGCCTGGAAATCTGACTTGCTTGGTGCGAGGAGAACCCAGACCTACTGTCGAATGGTATTCCATTCCCAATGAAAATGGAGACAGATCAAAGATTGAAGAAGAGAGCTTTTATTCCATCTCAACCAAATATATAGATGCCAACACAGTTCAAAGCATTTTAAGg GTTGTGTATGACTTTACAACACCACTTGGAGACTATCTTTGTAAAGCTACAAATGATTTAGGAAGCACAAACAGAACTATAAGACTTTCAAAAGCTA atcCACCATCCCAACCATCAGTAACAGAGGTAATGATTACACCAACCACTGCCGACTTCATCGTCAGGTTTAGTTCTGTTTCCAACGCTCCCCCACCAAAGAGGCTAAAGGTCACTGTAACACCCTTTCCAACCGAGAGGATTCAATACTTCACTGTTG GAGTTGTGAATGGCAGACCAAAGGAAGTGACAGTCAACCTAAAAGACCTGACACCCAGCACTAGTTACACGTTTGAATTTACTGGAGAGAGTGATGCTGGAGAAGGACAACCCAAAAGGGAATCCAGGAATACCCTAGCACCTC GAGAGCCATATAAAGTGGTGATTAGGAATTCACTCAAGGATGGCGAATATCCAACGAAGTACCTTTTAGAGTGGGAGACACCAAAGAATGGAGGAGCTGATATCGATCGTATTGAAATTTGCCACAGAAGG GTACAAGTACTAGCAGACCAGTCCCCGAACAATGAATACCAGTTTAAGGAAACGATCACAGAATTTGTTTGCCAAAACGCCTTGCCAAACCAATCAACATATGAACTTACAAACTTGAACCCAAATACATATTACGAAGTTAGAATCAGGGCTAACAATGTCCATGGATTATCGGAAAGCAGCTTATACATCTTTAAAACCAAAGGGG CTCCATCTTCCGGATTTATCGGAAATTCCGCTTCTCTTTGCCAAAGTTCCCTGACTGGCCTCATTTTTGGACTGTTCACTGCATGCTTAGCAGTTTTctaa
- the LOC128191461 gene encoding neural cell adhesion molecule 2-like isoform X3, with product MIIRSAVMNNAGLWLVLMGLVIVGTEGQDIVIEGESPLKVTGYSSSMITCRNTAGGEQDNLKWYGANKNEVQSYYANALIYSTSFETNSLSLVFTNISENDAGEYTCNGTVNGTPQSATVMVMVNMPLIVTDEMAPPIQKVQEGKKGFIKCTGPGGFIVSWIRNGNQIKQDTPRYAQVQNGLEITNVNASLDEGTFICNVFKLGSSQFKRININVRVTVPPKITTPPSAGQAVVGEQYRFECLATGKPPPEYLWFKDGSTNELAGDRYEINKQSGILIIKNVIKDDEGVYKCDARNEADSVVESASLSVIIPPKILEHMNKSGEEGNDAVLICKAYGDPIPTIKWFKGDKVIQDATATQDINEKTVVSSLTITSLTKENGGQYTCEAATQGAPSDKKNVYLSVKYKPAFDPDMASTAWTWKNAPGNLTCLVRGEPRPTVEWYSIPNENGDRSKIEEESFYSISTKYIDANTVQSILRVVYDFTTPLGDYLCKATNDLGSTNRTIRLSKANPPSQPSVTEVMITPTTADFIVRFSSVSNAPPPKRLKVTVTPFPTERIQYFTVGVVNGRPKEVTVNLKDLTPSTSYTFEFTGESDAGEGQPKRESRNTLAPREPYKVVIRNSLKDGEYPTKYLLEWETPKNGGADIDRIEICHRRVQVLADQSPNNEYQFKETITEFVCQNALPNQSTYELTNLNPNTYYEVRIRANNVHGLSESSLYIFKTKGATLMPQPHSDQPIQTTVSSIKNSRVEPQSSGEGEDGISIGVIIAILIIAFIVLFIVVDVTCYYKKRLGVIMCFKQRFCSGSSAGAGGAKDAEKGGDDKNKKSDKQNEKEENTKPLLKTEEEEKNGKEELKEMEPEEKEKDAEKSPTIENAEEAKPAPESPKQETPKETKPEEKSPTSEAKPEAPAAEKKEAK from the exons agggtCAAGACATTGTGATTGAGGGTGAAAGTCCCTTAAAAGTGACAGGCTATTCCAGCAGCATGATCACTTGTAGAAACACTGCAGGGGGTGAGCAAGACAATCTGAAGTGGTATGGGGCCAACAAAAATGAAGTTCAGAGTTATTATGCCAATGCTTT AATTTATTCAACTAGTTTCGAAACCAATTCTCTGTCACTGGTATTCACAAATATCTCGGAAAATGATGCAGGAGAATATACTTGTAATGGAACAGTTAATGGAACTCCACAAAGTGCCACTGTCATGGTGATGGTGAATATGCCTCTGATAGTGACAGATGAAATGGCACCTCCTATTCAGAAAGTTCAGGAGGGCAAGAAAGGTTTCATCAAATGCACCGGTCCAGGGGGGTTTATTGTATCTTGGATTAGGAATGGAAACCAAATTAAACAAG ATACCCCAAGGTATGCGCAAGTGCAAAATGGATTGGAAATCACAAACGTCAACGCCAGTTTGGATGAGGGAACATTTATCTGCAATGTGTTCAAACTAGGATCATCTCAATTCAAAAGAATCAACATAAATGTCAGAGTTACAG TTCCTCCCAAAATTACCACCCCTCCCAGCGCTGGCCAGGCAGTTGTTGGGGAACAGTACAGATTTGAATGCTTAGCCACTGGAAAGCCACCCCCGGAGTACCTCTGGTTCAAG GATGGCAGTACAAATGAATTAGCAGGAGACCGATATGAAATCAACAAGCAGTCAGGCATTCTGATTATAAAGAATGTGATAAAAGACGATGAGGGAGTTTACAAATGTGATGCTCGAAACGAGGCTGACAGTGTTGTTGAATCCGCTAGCCTTAGTGTCATCA TTCCACCTAAAATACTTGAACATATGAATAAGTCTGGTGAAGAAGGAAACGATGCAGTCTTGATATGTAAGGCCTACGGAGATCCCATTCCCACCATTAAGTGGTTTAAAGGCGATAAAGTTATCCAAGATGCAACAGCT ACTCAGGATATAAATGAGAAAACTGTAGTCTCAAGTCTGACGATAACTTCCCTGACAAAGGAAAATGGTGGACAATATACCTGTGAAGCTGCTACCCAGGGTGCTCCAAGTGACAAGAAGAATGTTTATCTTTCTGTTAAAT ATAAACCTGCATTTGATCCTGATATGGCATCTACTGCTTGGACTTGGAAAAATGCGCCTGGAAATCTGACTTGCTTGGTGCGAGGAGAACCCAGACCTACTGTCGAATGGTATTCCATTCCCAATGAAAATGGAGACAGATCAAAGATTGAAGAAGAGAGCTTTTATTCCATCTCAACCAAATATATAGATGCCAACACAGTTCAAAGCATTTTAAGg GTTGTGTATGACTTTACAACACCACTTGGAGACTATCTTTGTAAAGCTACAAATGATTTAGGAAGCACAAACAGAACTATAAGACTTTCAAAAGCTA atcCACCATCCCAACCATCAGTAACAGAGGTAATGATTACACCAACCACTGCCGACTTCATCGTCAGGTTTAGTTCTGTTTCCAACGCTCCCCCACCAAAGAGGCTAAAGGTCACTGTAACACCCTTTCCAACCGAGAGGATTCAATACTTCACTGTTG GAGTTGTGAATGGCAGACCAAAGGAAGTGACAGTCAACCTAAAAGACCTGACACCCAGCACTAGTTACACGTTTGAATTTACTGGAGAGAGTGATGCTGGAGAAGGACAACCCAAAAGGGAATCCAGGAATACCCTAGCACCTC GAGAGCCATATAAAGTGGTGATTAGGAATTCACTCAAGGATGGCGAATATCCAACGAAGTACCTTTTAGAGTGGGAGACACCAAAGAATGGAGGAGCTGATATCGATCGTATTGAAATTTGCCACAGAAGG GTACAAGTACTAGCAGACCAGTCCCCGAACAATGAATACCAGTTTAAGGAAACGATCACAGAATTTGTTTGCCAAAACGCCTTGCCAAACCAATCAACATATGAACTTACAAACTTGAACCCAAATACATATTACGAAGTTAGAATCAGGGCTAACAATGTCCATGGATTATCGGAAAGCAGCTTATACATCTTTAAAACCAAAGGGG CAACATTGATGCCCCAGCCTCACAGTG ATCAACCAATACAAACTACAGTTTCCAGTATAAAGAATTCTCGAGTCGAACCACAATCCTCAGGAG AAGGTGAGGACGGTATCTCTATTGGTGTTATCATCGCCATCCTGATCATCGCTTTCATCGTCCTCTTCATTGTGGTCGATGTGACGTGTTACTACAAGAAGAGGTTGGGCGTCATCATGTGCTTCAAACAGAGGTTTTGTAGCGGATCCAGCGCCGGAGCCGGGGGCGCCAAAGACGCCGAGAAAGGCGGGGACGA caaaaataaaaagtctgaCAAACAGAATGAAAAAGA GGAGAATACCAAACCGTTACTGAAAACTGAGGAGGAAGAAAA AAATGGGAAAGAAGAATTGAAGGAAATGGAACCTGAAGAAAAGGAGAAAGATGCTGAAAAATCACCCACT ATTGAAAATGCAGAGGAGGCAAAACCTGCCCCGGAATCTCCTAAGCAAGAGACACCGAAGGAGACCAAGCCCGAGGAGAAATCCCCGACATCCGAGGCCAAACCCGAGGCTCCAGCAGCTGAGAAAAAGGAAGCAAAATAA